From Gammaproteobacteria bacterium:
CTCGCGCTGCGAGCGCGCCCAGGTGCCGATCACCATGACCAGGGCGGACACCAAAAGGGCAAGCGCGGCCAGGTTCACGGCCAGCGCCGCGACCTGCGCAGGAGCCAGCGACAGTTCGCCCGGCCCCGCGAAGTCCTCCGGCGCGAGCCCCAAGCGGGCCGCCATCATCATCCCGACGATGAGCAGGAGCGACGCCGCCACCGCGAACGTCATGATGGCCAGGCTCTTGCCGATCACGATCGCGGGACGCGGAACCGTCGACACCAGCAGCGCCGCCAGGGTGTTCTTTTCCTTCTCCCCGACCGCGACGTAGAGCGCGCGCGCCGCGTTGGTGACCAGCAGGATCACCGCCATGTAGGGGATCAGGAGGCTGAGCGCTCCCCCGATGCCGCCCGAGGTATCGATCAGCACGACTTCGAACGGACGCAGATCACGCATGCGCAGGCCCCGCTCGGCCAGCCTGTCCTCGACGGCCCGCTGCTGAACCGCCTGCAGATCCCGGCGCAGCGACACCGCCGCGGCCCAGACCGCGTTCTCGGCGGATGCCGCCCGGATCCGGTACGCGGTCCCTTCCCGCAGCACGGTCACGTGGGCTTCGCCGCCCTCCGCCACTTCTTCCAGCGTCGCGACGCGCACCAGCGGATTGGCGTCGAGCAGCCGGCGCAGGACATCGTCGCCACCCGGGGCGACCACGGGGACCGGCCCGGAGTCGTCGCCGCCGAGCCGATCGAGGTTGCTGGCCAGCCCCATCAGCAGGGGGAAGAAGACGAGCGCGCTCGCCACCATCCCTCCGATGAGCCGGAAGTCCCGCCTCAGGACCCGCATCTCCTTGCCGTAGATCAGCAGCGCCTTGCGGATCATGGGCCGCTCGATTCCCCGTCGGCCCCGACGAGGGAAAAGAAGATGTCCTCGAGGTCCCCGAGCCCGGTGCGGGCCCTCAGCGACTGCAGGGTCCCTTCGGACCTGAGCCTTCCCTTGTGGATGATGCCGATGCGGTCGGCGAGCTTCTCCGCTTCCCACAGGATGTGGGTCGAGAACAGGACCGTCTTCCCCTCCCCCTTCAGCAGGCGTATGTAGTCGATCACACGCTTGGCTGTGAGGACGTCGAGCCCAGAGGTGGGCTCGTCCCAGATGAGGATCAGCGGGTTGGTCACCAGCGCGCGCATTAGCACGGTCTTCTGCTTCATGCCGGTCGAGAACGTATCGGTGCGCTCGTCGGCGAACTCCGTCATGTCCAGCAGATCGAAGATGTACGCGAGGTTTTCTTCGATGGCGGCCGGGGCCATGTCGTTGAGGCGGCCGAAGAAGTGGCCGATCTCGCGCGGCGTGAGGCGCTCGTACACGCGGGTCTCGTACGAGACGAAGCCGATCAGGGCGCGGATGGCCGCCTTCTCCGTGCGCACCGAGTGTCCCCGCACCCAGGCTTCGCCCGAGGTCGGGTCCATGAGGGTGCTCAGAATGCGCAGCACCGTGGTCTTCCCCGCCCCGTTGGGTCCTAGGAGCGCGTAGATCTCGCCCGGGTCGCAGCTCAGGTCCAGACGATCCACCGCCTGCACCCGCCTGGCCCCGCGAGTCCGGAATTCCTTGCTGAGCGCCTCGGTGCAGATCATGTCGTTCTCTTCAGCGGTTCTCCTCGCGTCCCGGCTCCGGCGCGGGCACTGGCCTCCTGCCCTTGATCGTCGATGCCGAAGGCGATCACTATTCAGGGGAAGTTCGCGGGAGAGGACCCGGAGAAGCTAAATGCGCACATGGCTTTCCGCGATATTGCTCGCCGTCCTGGCATGCGACGGCGGCACCTCGCCCTCGCCTCCCGCCTACGTCGCCGTTTCGCCGCAACAGAAGCTGCTGCTTGAGCGGGGCTCGACCATTCGCTTCGAAGCCCGGGTGACCGATGCGCGAGGCGCGGCCATCGCCGGGGCGGAGGTCGCCTGGTCGGTCGCCGATCCCTCCGTCGCGACCATCGACGCCAATGGGCAGGCCACCGCCGTCGCGACGGGCGGCACCGAAGTTCGGGCCACGGCGGGAGACGCGTCCGGCACGGCCACACTGGAAGTCTACATCTCCCAGCCCGTCGCCGAGTACATCCCCGGCCGGACCTACTTCGGGCGCAACCGGTACGTCGAGTACATCGCCGGCGACCTGCCCTTGGTGGTGAGCGCGGGGCACGGGGGCGGCGAGGAGCCCGACGAGATTCCACGCCGCACGTACGGAACCCTCGGGCGGGACTCGTGGACGCAGGAAACGACCCGCGCGGTCCGCGACTCGATCATCGCCCATTTCGGGGGCGGCCAGCCGCACATCGTGATCAGCCGGCTCCGGCGCACGCGCCTCGACCCCAACCGGGAGATCGTGGAGGCGGCCCAGGGGAGCGAGTTCGCGGAGCAGGCCTGGCGCGAATACCACCGCTTCATCGCGATCGCGCGCGACCGGGTCGCGGAAGACCACGGCCGCGGATTCTACGTGGACCTGCACGGCCATTCGCACCCCACCCCGCGGGTCGAGCTGGGATACCTCCTCACCGGGAGCGACCTGAGCCGCTCCGACGCCCAGTTGAACGCGCCGCGCTTTCCGGAGCAGTCGAGCATCCGTTCGCTCGCCCGCCGGGTCGACCTCTCCTTCGCCGACATCGTGCGGGGACCCGAGAGCCTGGGCGCTCTGCTGTTCGACGAGCGGGTCACGACGGTGCCCAGCCCGCTGATTCCCGATCCGCATGGGGAGCCCTTCTTCAGCGGAGGCTACAGCACACGCCGCCACGGGTCACTGGATGGAGGCGTCATCGACGGCGTGCAGATCGAACTCCATGGCCCGGGGATCCGGGATACCGAGGAGAATCGCCGGCGATTCGCGGGCGCTCTGGCGCGGTCGCTCAGGTTCTTCCTGGAGACGCACTACCGGTTTGGGTGGGATTAGAGGAAGCTCCGGCCCGTTCACGGAGCGCTTCGACGCGATGGACAAGCGCTTCGATGGCTTGGAAGCGCGGCTGATCGCGTACGGGATCTACTCAACCCTCCGGTCGATGATCTTACCCGTCTCGCGGTGCTGGCGGATCAACCTGGTGATCGTCGCCCGAGAGTAGCCCGTTTGCTGCTCCAACAGCCGCTTGATCTTTGACTTCTCCTTCTTTTTCCGTGATTTGTGGTAGCGGTGGCGCTCCAGTACAAGCGCGATGAACCTGTATTTCGGGTTGCTCATTCTGTCGCTCGCTTGTCGAATTCACGGGCCACGGCGCGCGCCGCCTGCTCCAGCGCGCCCAACTCTTGCTGGAGGTCTGGCAAGTGCGGGCGATCAGTTGCCCATGGGAACGCCGCGATCACGACCAACCTGACATCACCCTCTCTCACAGACATGACGCGGAAACTGGTGCTCCCGCCCGTGCGAGATGCCGCCATCACTTCCCTCCCGTGATGATTCCTTTGCCCTTGAGCCTACCGTCCAATAGAGGGCGTCCCCAACGTTGTGGAGACGCAGTCGGTCTTTGCCGGCCGCCATCGTGACCCCCCCTTTCGCGCACGCGAGGTGAGGCCCGCCACGGCGTTCATAGCAGCGCCTTCCGCCGCTCTCCAGGACGATCCCCCCGTCCCTACCACAACTTGATCCTCCCGCGGATGCCGACGGTGTGTCGCGCTCCGCCGAGCCCACTCTCGCGCCGCGTGCCCTCAAGGCGCAGCCCGAGCCCTGACCCGAGGCCGTAGCGCACGCCGCTCGAGAAAGCGCGCATGCCGCTGTCCGCCAGGTAGAAGCCGCTGTAGGGCGTCCCCTGGAAGCCGGCGATGCCGTATGCGATCTCACCGTCCACGTTGGGACCCATGCCCATGCCGTGGCCGCCCACCGCGTCGTGCACCCCGCGCTCCCACAGCTGGTTGATCCCGCTCAGGTGGTCGCCGTACGACGGCGCCACCCGGATCGAGAGGCCCTGGCCTGGGGTCGCCGGGTCGAACATGAGCGTGCCGCCCATGCCCCATTCCTCGTAGCCGGCGCGCGCCGAGATCACGAACCGGCCGCGGCCCTCCGCGGTCAGCCCCAATCCCGGGTTCGTGTAGCGCAGCCCGCCGCCGACTTCCGCGCTGGCGCCGTTTATGCCGTCGCCGTCGTCGTAGCGCGTCCCGCCCTCGAGCACGAACGCCAGCTCGTTCCCGGTGCCGGTGCGGAAGCCCTGCGTCAGCTCCAGGGCGAGCTTGCCGCGCCGCATCTCGAGCGTCACTTCCTCGATCTGTCCGCCGCCGTCGACCGTGACCTCGCCGTACCAGCCCTCGGCCTTGATTCGCACGCCACCCACGCCACGCGTGAGCAGCGTGTAGCTGGCACCCCCAGCCCCCGTCAACAGACTCGCTGAGGTAGTGCGGAACCCTTCGCGCTCGTCGTCGACCTCGATGTCGCCCCGGCCGAGCCCGGCCGAACCCCACACCGAGGCGCCGCTCCCGCCTGAGAACCACGCCATGTAGGGATGCACGCTGGCCATGGTGGCGCCGTAGGTGCCCCTCACCGGACTGGCGCCGGTCTTGTCGGTGAAGTCGAAGCTGCCCGAGGAGTACGAGCCCGCGACACCCGCCAGGATGTCCGGCCCCACGCGCGTGTCGATGCCGGCGTGGGCGCTCACCATGTTGCCCTTCCAGTCGAGGGCGCTCTGGCCCGGTTCGCCGAGGTGGTGGTACTCGCCCGCGCCCCAACCCGCGAGCTGCGTGGCCGTGGCGGACTGCTGCTGCGCGTCGGAGGTGCCGAGGGGCATCGTAAAGGAGGTGCCGCCGAAGAGGGCGGCGAGGCCGGCCTGGTCGCCCTGCGCGAGACCGAGACCGCCAGCGTCCGGCGCCGACAGGCTCGCGGCCATCGACGAGAGCCCGTTCGTCTCGACGCGCCGCGCCATCCCCATCCCGCTGGCCACTGCATCCACGCGGCGGGCGATCGCCGAGACGGTGCTCGACATCATCGCCGACGCCACGTGCGGCAGGACGCGCGTGTTGAGCCGTCCCGCGCGCCCGATGGGGTCGTCCGTGGCTGCCGAAGCGGTATCCGACGGCGCGCCGGGGCCCACCCGGTTGATCGCCGAGACGCGGTAGTGGCGCGTGCTCCCCGGCATCAGGCCGGTGTGCTGGAACGCGGTGGCCCTGGACTGGGTGTTGGTCCTCAGATCCGTCCACGCGGTGCCGTTCTCCGAGACCTCGATGCGGTAGCCGGTGACGGGCGCACCGCCATTGTATGCGGGCGCGAGCCAGAACAGGTCGATCTGCGTGGACGTGACCGCGGTTGCCGTCAGCCCGGTGGGCGCGTCGGGCACGGTCGCGTCGGTAATGGCGCTCGCTACCCGCGACGCCCGGCCCACGCCGATCCGGTTGATCGCCGAGACCCTGTAGTGGCGCCTGGTGGCCGGCTCCAGTCCCGGGTGCACGTGGGTCGTGCGCGTGTTGTGCGAGTTGGCCACGAGGTCATCCCAGCGGACGCCGCCATCTTCGGACACCTCGATGCGGTAGCCGGTGATGCGAGAGCCCCCGTTGCTCGTGGGCTCTCGCCAGGAGAGCTCGATCCGCGAGGTTCCGTCGGCTTCCGCGTCGAGACTCCGGGGCGCGCCCGGCACGGTGGCTTCGGTGGTCGCGTGCGCGGTGTTCGAGAAAGGCCCGGTCCCCGCGGTGTTGATGGCGGCAACCCGGTAGTGCCGCGTGGTCGCGGGCTCGAGGTTGTTCACGTCGGAGGCGGTCGTTCCTCTCGAGTTGGTGTTGCGGCGGACGATGATGTTCCAGGTCCTGCCCCCGTCGCTCGAAGCTTCGATTCGGTAGCCGAGGATGGGGGCGCCGCCGGTGTTGCGGGGCGCGCTCCACGACAGATCGATGCGCGAGGTGCCCACCTCCCGGGCCGTCAGCCCGGTCGGGGCGCCGGGAGTGTCGGGGTACGTGCTCGTGCTCGTCTCAAACGACCACTGGCCGGTTCCCACGCGGTTGATCGCCGCCACCTGGTACCGGTAGGCGCTGGCCGGCTGGAGGTCCGTGTGCGTGAAGGTGGTTTCCTGCGGACCCGTGTTGCGCGGGATCGTGATCCAGGTGCCGTCGTTGGGGCCGCGCATCCGAATCGTGTAGCCGGT
This genomic window contains:
- a CDS encoding ABC transporter permease subunit, which translates into the protein MIRKALLIYGKEMRVLRRDFRLIGGMVASALVFFPLLMGLASNLDRLGGDDSGPVPVVAPGGDDVLRRLLDANPLVRVATLEEVAEGGEAHVTVLREGTAYRIRAASAENAVWAAAVSLRRDLQAVQQRAVEDRLAERGLRMRDLRPFEVVLIDTSGGIGGALSLLIPYMAVILLVTNAARALYVAVGEKEKNTLAALLVSTVPRPAIVIGKSLAIMTFAVAASLLLIVGMMMAARLGLAPEDFAGPGELSLAPAQVAALAVNLAALALLVSALVMVIGTWARSQREAGMYTAPLVFLSVFLAIFALAPASFGAAVYAVPILGNALAMREAIQGQVDWLALALLAGVNALGFALLTWCSIRLYGRESVLFRV
- a CDS encoding ATP-binding cassette domain-containing protein; amino-acid sequence: MICTEALSKEFRTRGARRVQAVDRLDLSCDPGEIYALLGPNGAGKTTVLRILSTLMDPTSGEAWVRGHSVRTEKAAIRALIGFVSYETRVYERLTPREIGHFFGRLNDMAPAAIEENLAYIFDLLDMTEFADERTDTFSTGMKQKTVLMRALVTNPLILIWDEPTSGLDVLTAKRVIDYIRLLKGEGKTVLFSTHILWEAEKLADRIGIIHKGRLRSEGTLQSLRARTGLGDLEDIFFSLVGADGESSGP
- a CDS encoding fibronectin type III domain-containing protein, which produces MTRNRLGPLARFLMVATGVACSIPCVPAPAAAALPVQNNVTTSPQNLTAVAGLTSINLVWGPPTATGGNTITGYQVEVSATGAAPWTLLTTTSATAFGYQDPGLPAGVTRYYRVRAVYDTTPPSFGTWAYANATTVAEGVPGAPLYLTAKHDGPSVIDLAWDEPFSPGATAIIDYQVETSATGGVPWTLLTTTGQTSFRHTSLAAGDIHHYRVRARNANGPGPWTSPVSATTAEGTPPGPPRDLNATAVGSSAIELSWWAPLSPGSSEIIGYRIEGSSTRTGGWEDIEANTGETRTTYEDTGLAPNTTRYYRVSAINSFGTGPPSNIEGDITPLRVPDAPGYLTAEPLGMSAIELDWRAPSPSGTAAVDGYRIEWSSSRTGRWRILVADTRSTTTRYTDDNGLSPGTRRYYRVAAISVAGMSDWSNVADATTDDLTVPGAPRSLTVSPNGLRGSTELRLTWTAPASTGGSPITGYRIERAATRGGPWIIHEASTGSANTTYLHPDLAPNTTRFYRVRALNAQGHGDPSNVAEGTTNAARPGQPRNLRARAAGPTSITLTWEAPASDGGERITGYTIRMRGPNDGTWITIPRNTGPQETTFTHTDLQPASAYRYQVAAINRVGTGQWSFETSTSTYPDTPGAPTGLTAREVGTSRIDLSWSAPRNTGGAPILGYRIEASSDGGRTWNIIVRRNTNSRGTTASDVNNLEPATTRHYRVAAINTAGTGPFSNTAHATTEATVPGAPRSLDAEADGTSRIELSWREPTSNGGSRITGYRIEVSEDGGVRWDDLVANSHNTRTTHVHPGLEPATRRHYRVSAINRIGVGRASRVASAITDATVPDAPTGLTATAVTSTQIDLFWLAPAYNGGAPVTGYRIEVSENGTAWTDLRTNTQSRATAFQHTGLMPGSTRHYRVSAINRVGPGAPSDTASAATDDPIGRAGRLNTRVLPHVASAMMSSTVSAIARRVDAVASGMGMARRVETNGLSSMAASLSAPDAGGLGLAQGDQAGLAALFGGTSFTMPLGTSDAQQQSATATQLAGWGAGEYHHLGEPGQSALDWKGNMVSAHAGIDTRVGPDILAGVAGSYSSGSFDFTDKTGASPVRGTYGATMASVHPYMAWFSGGSGASVWGSAGLGRGDIEVDDEREGFRTTSASLLTGAGGASYTLLTRGVGGVRIKAEGWYGEVTVDGGGQIEEVTLEMRRGKLALELTQGFRTGTGNELAFVLEGGTRYDDGDGINGASAEVGGGLRYTNPGLGLTAEGRGRFVISARAGYEEWGMGGTLMFDPATPGQGLSIRVAPSYGDHLSGINQLWERGVHDAVGGHGMGMGPNVDGEIAYGIAGFQGTPYSGFYLADSGMRAFSSGVRYGLGSGLGLRLEGTRRESGLGGARHTVGIRGRIKLW
- a CDS encoding Ig-like domain-containing protein: MRTWLSAILLAVLACDGGTSPSPPAYVAVSPQQKLLLERGSTIRFEARVTDARGAAIAGAEVAWSVADPSVATIDANGQATAVATGGTEVRATAGDASGTATLEVYISQPVAEYIPGRTYFGRNRYVEYIAGDLPLVVSAGHGGGEEPDEIPRRTYGTLGRDSWTQETTRAVRDSIIAHFGGGQPHIVISRLRRTRLDPNREIVEAAQGSEFAEQAWREYHRFIAIARDRVAEDHGRGFYVDLHGHSHPTPRVELGYLLTGSDLSRSDAQLNAPRFPEQSSIRSLARRVDLSFADIVRGPESLGALLFDERVTTVPSPLIPDPHGEPFFSGGYSTRRHGSLDGGVIDGVQIELHGPGIRDTEENRRRFAGALARSLRFFLETHYRFGWD